The following proteins come from a genomic window of Brevibacillus antibioticus:
- a CDS encoding pyridoxamine 5'-phosphate oxidase family protein → MDGVRYKMREVLDKSKMETFLQQARIGHLGMVDGHLPYVVPLNFVWTNGKLYFHGASGGRRNQVMDANPEVCFTVCEEYGTITDPVPAKTDTAYMSVMIFGKAQPIVDLDEATHMLQEMMNKYVPGYFNRPLPKQHVDKYRSAVFGGPVQVYRIDPQHITAKENPIEEEKMFNSGKTV, encoded by the coding sequence ATGGATGGAGTGCGTTACAAAATGAGAGAAGTATTGGATAAGAGCAAGATGGAGACATTTTTGCAGCAAGCTAGAATCGGACATCTTGGAATGGTCGATGGTCATTTGCCGTATGTTGTTCCGCTCAATTTTGTTTGGACAAATGGGAAGCTTTATTTCCATGGAGCCAGCGGCGGGAGAAGAAATCAGGTTATGGATGCTAATCCAGAGGTCTGCTTTACGGTTTGTGAAGAATATGGAACGATTACTGATCCGGTGCCAGCTAAGACGGACACAGCGTATATGAGTGTAATGATTTTTGGCAAGGCACAGCCTATAGTCGATCTGGATGAAGCGACACACATGTTGCAAGAAATGATGAATAAGTATGTGCCTGGCTACTTCAATCGTCCTTTACCCAAGCAGCACGTAGACAAATACCGTTCAGCAGTATTCGGTGGACCAGTACAGGTGTATCGAATAGATCCACAGCATATCACTGCGAAAGAAAATCCAATAGAAGAAGAAAAAATGTTCAATTCTGGTAAAACCGTGTAA
- a CDS encoding MBL fold metallo-hydrolase encodes MLNFFTWLGSIVGVLLIGFIGYVAYRYWYHMGQLPKPEFRHLDTKKPMPADWSHDEVTITWIGHSTILINMFGTKILTDPVLGEKLGIKLAGVHFGPKRFTPPALDFAEIGEVDIILLSHAHLDHVDLPTLQKIANRSTHVITAYQTSKLFKHMPFGSYEEMQPGEAVTTKEGVTVTAIPVRHWGNRFPWNHEYGYNGYMIEKNGVRILYPGDTAYISMENLPKQFGPIDLVFMPIGAYKPDAYQAAHCTPEQAWQMFKETEAKWLVPIHWNTFVLSREPVDEPFERLLAAAGDEGDRIVVEKQGETFSIPVQ; translated from the coding sequence ATGCTCAATTTTTTTACATGGCTAGGCTCCATTGTGGGGGTGCTTCTTATCGGATTCATTGGCTATGTGGCTTACCGCTACTGGTACCATATGGGACAGCTTCCGAAGCCGGAGTTTCGTCATCTGGACACGAAAAAGCCTATGCCTGCCGACTGGAGTCATGATGAGGTCACAATTACATGGATCGGCCACTCGACGATTCTGATCAATATGTTTGGTACGAAAATACTGACGGATCCAGTTTTGGGTGAGAAGCTCGGGATTAAGCTTGCAGGTGTCCATTTTGGCCCCAAGCGCTTTACGCCTCCTGCCCTCGACTTTGCTGAAATTGGCGAGGTAGATATCATTTTGCTATCGCATGCCCATTTGGATCATGTCGATCTGCCAACCTTGCAGAAAATAGCGAATCGATCCACACATGTCATTACAGCGTACCAGACGAGCAAGCTGTTCAAGCATATGCCATTTGGTTCGTATGAGGAAATGCAGCCAGGTGAAGCCGTTACAACCAAAGAAGGAGTGACGGTTACTGCGATTCCTGTCCGACATTGGGGCAACCGCTTTCCATGGAATCATGAGTATGGCTACAACGGCTATATGATTGAGAAAAATGGCGTGCGCATCCTCTATCCAGGCGATACCGCTTATATCTCCATGGAAAATTTGCCAAAGCAATTCGGGCCTATTGATCTGGTGTTCATGCCGATTGGGGCCTACAAGCCAGATGCGTATCAAGCAGCGCATTGTACGCCAGAGCAAGCATGGCAAATGTTCAAGGAGACAGAAGCCAAGTGGCTGGTGCCCATTCATTGGAATACGTTTGTGCTCTCGCGTGAGCCGGTTGATGAGCCGTTCGAGCGTCTGTTGGCAGCAGCGGGGGACGAGGGGGACAGGATCGTTGTTGAAAAACAAGGGGAGACGTTTTCAATCCCTGTTCAATAG
- a CDS encoding PLP-dependent aminotransferase family protein → MLSVNRDDERPIWQQLLDQAIHNITSGKWQPGELLLPSRELASLIGVSRSTIQIVYEELFSRGYTVTSRRGGTRVSEWTYATRPSEDAAPKGPVPPELPILNAAIGHLHGWFGDKGSQQIEIDFSPHEPYLDEHFQKNWRRSFLQASTETNLDSWAYGNAYGYQPLREQIQRYLSLERGVHVTIDQIMLTSGAQHSIDLIAQALLHEGDTVSVEDPGFPAAWMAMKYRRMEVVSVPVDEYGLCVDQIDPESKLVYVTPSHQCAVGVIMSEPRRQQLLHMATQQQFWIVEDDYDSEFRYRGDPLPTLFCQRPQNTLYMMSFSKMIAPGIRISAIVGPNEAIRQLAQVHELTYRHLPIMEQLTLTHFIEHGHFMRHMRRVRNVYRRRHEAMTKAIITTGLGEHFTLSGVETGLHILLEADQSFDEEAATILALEKGIRVYPLSKYCLKSDRKGWVLGFAKVDESTIEEGIFRLAEITRFYQN, encoded by the coding sequence ATGCTAAGCGTAAACCGAGATGACGAGCGTCCAATCTGGCAGCAACTGCTGGACCAAGCGATCCATAATATTACCTCCGGAAAATGGCAGCCAGGTGAATTGCTACTACCCTCCCGCGAACTCGCTTCTTTAATTGGCGTTTCCCGTTCCACCATACAGATTGTTTATGAGGAGTTATTCAGCCGCGGCTACACTGTCACCTCTCGTCGCGGCGGGACTAGAGTTAGCGAATGGACCTATGCCACTCGTCCATCAGAGGATGCTGCGCCTAAAGGACCTGTCCCCCCCGAATTGCCTATATTAAACGCTGCAATCGGTCATTTGCACGGTTGGTTCGGGGACAAAGGTAGTCAACAGATTGAGATCGATTTCAGTCCCCATGAGCCATATTTAGACGAACATTTTCAAAAGAATTGGAGACGTTCGTTTTTACAGGCTTCCACAGAAACGAATCTGGACAGTTGGGCTTATGGCAATGCCTATGGATACCAACCGCTACGAGAACAGATTCAACGTTATTTGTCACTTGAACGGGGCGTTCATGTGACGATTGATCAAATCATGTTAACCTCAGGTGCACAACATAGCATCGATTTGATCGCACAAGCCCTTTTACATGAAGGAGATACCGTTTCTGTTGAAGATCCTGGCTTCCCTGCTGCCTGGATGGCAATGAAGTATCGGCGTATGGAAGTTGTCTCCGTTCCAGTTGACGAGTACGGGTTGTGCGTAGACCAAATTGATCCGGAGTCCAAGCTTGTTTATGTTACGCCATCGCACCAGTGTGCGGTTGGAGTCATTATGTCGGAACCTCGCAGGCAACAATTGTTACACATGGCTACCCAGCAGCAGTTTTGGATTGTGGAGGATGATTACGACAGCGAATTTCGCTATCGCGGCGACCCACTTCCAACCTTGTTCTGTCAGCGACCTCAGAACACATTGTATATGATGAGTTTTTCCAAAATGATTGCTCCTGGTATTCGGATATCGGCAATCGTTGGTCCCAATGAGGCCATTCGTCAGCTCGCCCAAGTCCATGAATTAACCTATCGGCATCTTCCGATTATGGAGCAATTAACACTTACTCATTTTATTGAACATGGTCATTTCATGCGCCATATGAGACGGGTTCGAAATGTATATCGGCGCAGACATGAAGCCATGACGAAGGCCATCATCACGACCGGACTCGGCGAACACTTCACACTAAGCGGCGTAGAAACGGGATTGCATATCCTTCTTGAAGCTGATCAATCGTTTGATGAAGAAGCCGCGACGATCCTAGCACTCGAAAAAGGAATCCGTGTTTATCCACTTAGCAAGTATTGTTTGAAAAGCGATCGAAAAGGATGGGTGCTGGGTTTTGCTAAAGTAGATGAATCCACCATTGAAGAAGGCATTTTTCGTCTTGCAGAGATTACACGGTTTTACCAGAATTGA
- a CDS encoding NO-inducible flavohemoprotein yields the protein MLSQKTIEIIKSTVPVLEVHGTAITKRFYQMMFAKHPELLHIFNHANQKQGRQQTALANAVYAAALYIDKLETILPVVKQIGHKHRSLGVKAEHYPIVGENLLAAIKDVLGDAATDEILQAWAEAYGVIADAFIGVEHEMYEEASGQPGGWEDFREFIVQRKVKESDVITSFYLVPADGQPISSYEPGQYVSIKVELPGEQFTHIRQYSLSDAPGNEYSLSDAPGNAYYRITVKREDAMQDKPAGKVSVYLSEEVKEGDSLQLSAPAGDFILQQKESRPVVLLSGGVGLTPMISMLNTLIKSGTDRPITFIHAAKNGNVHAMKQAVEELAAKHPQLSVHWCYTQPTEQDRLNGAFQKEGYIDLPWLQKVIDTKEASYYFCGPIPFMKTINGALLEWGVPAEDIHFEFFGPAATLA from the coding sequence ATGTTAAGTCAAAAAACCATTGAAATCATAAAATCAACCGTTCCTGTGCTAGAGGTACACGGAACTGCCATTACAAAACGTTTTTATCAAATGATGTTTGCTAAGCACCCTGAGCTTCTCCATATTTTCAACCACGCCAATCAGAAGCAGGGAAGACAGCAAACAGCTCTGGCAAATGCGGTGTATGCGGCGGCTTTGTATATTGATAAGCTGGAAACGATTTTGCCTGTTGTAAAGCAGATTGGACACAAGCACCGTAGCTTGGGAGTGAAGGCCGAACACTACCCAATCGTCGGGGAAAACCTGCTTGCTGCGATCAAGGACGTACTTGGGGATGCCGCTACAGACGAGATTTTACAAGCGTGGGCGGAAGCGTATGGGGTCATTGCGGATGCCTTCATCGGTGTAGAACACGAAATGTATGAAGAGGCGAGCGGACAGCCTGGAGGATGGGAAGATTTCAGAGAGTTTATCGTCCAACGCAAGGTGAAGGAAAGCGACGTGATCACTTCCTTTTATCTGGTTCCGGCGGATGGTCAACCGATCTCTAGCTATGAGCCAGGGCAGTATGTCAGCATCAAGGTAGAATTACCGGGCGAGCAATTTACGCACATTCGCCAATACAGTCTCTCTGATGCACCAGGGAATGAATACAGTCTCTCTGATGCACCAGGGAATGCGTACTACCGCATTACTGTCAAACGCGAGGACGCGATGCAAGATAAACCAGCAGGAAAAGTATCCGTTTATTTGTCAGAGGAAGTGAAGGAAGGAGATAGCTTGCAGTTGTCTGCTCCGGCTGGAGATTTTATCTTACAGCAGAAGGAAAGCCGTCCGGTCGTGCTTCTCAGTGGTGGTGTAGGATTGACCCCAATGATCAGCATGCTGAACACACTGATCAAATCGGGAACAGACCGTCCGATCACCTTCATTCACGCAGCCAAAAACGGAAATGTGCATGCCATGAAGCAGGCAGTAGAGGAGTTGGCCGCAAAGCATCCGCAGCTTTCTGTTCACTGGTGCTATACACAGCCGACCGAACAAGATCGACTGAATGGAGCTTTCCAGAAAGAAGGATATATCGACTTGCCGTGGCTGCAAAAGGTCATCGATACAAAAGAGGCGAGCTACTATTTCTGTGGTCCAATTCCATTCATGAAGACAATCAACGGTGCTCTATTGGAATGGGGAGTGCCAGCAGAAGACATTCATTTTGAGTTTTTTGGTCCGGCAGCGACTTTGGCATAA
- the mobB gene encoding molybdopterin-guanine dinucleotide biosynthesis protein B — protein MVKPPCVLQIVGYSNSGKTTLLTKLIPILEKAGIRVGVIKHDGGHDFEWDQPGKDTWRYREAGASLVAITSKTKTAIVEQKPQELSVLIQRLADAGAQLVLVEGFKREGYPKLVLLRRPEDEELLSIVTNLVGIVGWSDKHQPGLPFFDINDIHNIANFVRERVSVWHCQN, from the coding sequence ATGGTCAAGCCACCTTGTGTTTTGCAGATTGTCGGTTATTCGAACAGTGGCAAGACGACTCTGCTCACCAAGCTCATTCCGATTCTCGAAAAAGCAGGGATAAGAGTTGGGGTCATCAAGCATGATGGCGGACACGATTTTGAGTGGGATCAGCCAGGGAAGGACACTTGGCGTTATCGTGAAGCCGGAGCCTCACTAGTCGCGATCACATCCAAAACGAAAACGGCCATTGTGGAGCAAAAGCCGCAGGAGTTGTCCGTCCTGATCCAGCGCTTGGCAGATGCCGGAGCCCAGCTCGTTTTGGTAGAAGGCTTCAAGCGTGAAGGCTATCCCAAGCTCGTCCTGCTTCGCAGACCAGAAGATGAGGAGCTTTTATCAATTGTTACTAATTTGGTAGGGATCGTAGGTTGGTCAGACAAGCATCAGCCGGGGTTGCCCTTTTTCGATATTAATGACATCCACAACATAGCCAATTTTGTAAGGGAACGGGTTTCCGTTTGGCATTGTCAAAACTGA
- a CDS encoding Crp/Fnr family transcriptional regulator encodes MILHKGEVLFRQGETGPLYHLKSGLLKIVRVHADGALTLVNIIVPDEIIPHHSLMSPNPYYGTAIALVTCEVEVLSAPDWYRHLEDHPEKCRDIALQLQGKLRMMQQRIDQLTEVSPAEKLRKLQLWFQTFIPVASLSELLTQDEIGQLIGLRRETVNRLLRAQAANRE; translated from the coding sequence ATGATCCTGCACAAGGGAGAAGTCCTGTTCCGACAAGGCGAAACTGGACCGCTCTATCATCTGAAGAGCGGTCTGTTAAAAATCGTTCGGGTACATGCAGACGGAGCATTGACGCTGGTCAATATTATCGTTCCAGATGAAATCATTCCCCATCATTCATTGATGAGCCCGAATCCCTATTACGGGACAGCAATCGCTCTCGTGACCTGCGAGGTCGAAGTGCTGTCTGCCCCGGATTGGTATCGCCATCTGGAAGATCATCCTGAAAAGTGTCGTGATATCGCGCTACAGCTGCAAGGGAAGCTGCGGATGATGCAACAGCGTATCGACCAACTGACCGAAGTCTCTCCTGCTGAAAAGCTTCGCAAGCTCCAGCTTTGGTTTCAGACATTCATTCCTGTCGCCTCGCTTTCGGAATTGCTGACTCAGGATGAAATCGGTCAGCTCATCGGGCTTCGCCGCGAGACGGTAAATCGACTGCTGCGCGCTCAAGCTGCGAATCGCGAGTAA
- the glp gene encoding gephyrin-like molybdotransferase Glp — protein MRFSRQTLSVEEAMSKLLAKLLTGRTEQVQIGEAYGRILASDLHATYDLPHFDRSPLDGFAVRAVDTVGASVDHPITLTVLETVAAGQVPSRELKKGYATRIMTGAMMPAGADAVIMFEQTHNPAEEADTVRIKREMKPGENVSRRGEEMAKGTIIAKTGERINAGTLASLATFGYSQVEVFCKPRVGLISTGSELLEIDQPLAPGKIRNSNTVMLTALIAEAGGIPVSFSRLPDDLSVAKEKISECLRGVDLVISSGGVSVGDFDVIAALVDEPEVELLFNRIAVRPGSPTTAMLMEGKPLIALSGNPGACFLGFELFARAAIRRFSGETHVVQQVIKARLGVDYTKPCPYPRYLRGKLLEKDGVLHAIPDFNEKAGNLGTLKDSECFMIIPAGGSGKKVGELVDVLTHAAPTWRREG, from the coding sequence ATGCGTTTTTCGCGACAAACACTCTCAGTTGAGGAAGCGATGAGCAAGCTTTTGGCAAAACTGCTGACAGGGAGAACGGAACAAGTGCAGATCGGGGAGGCATACGGGCGGATACTGGCCTCTGATCTACATGCAACATACGATTTGCCGCACTTTGACCGCTCGCCGCTGGATGGGTTTGCCGTGAGAGCTGTGGATACGGTTGGGGCCTCCGTTGACCACCCGATTACACTAACAGTGCTAGAGACGGTTGCGGCCGGGCAAGTACCTTCTAGAGAATTGAAAAAGGGCTACGCGACGCGGATCATGACAGGTGCGATGATGCCTGCGGGTGCAGATGCGGTCATCATGTTTGAGCAAACGCACAACCCAGCCGAAGAGGCCGATACTGTACGGATCAAGCGGGAGATGAAGCCTGGGGAAAATGTATCGCGTCGCGGTGAAGAGATGGCCAAAGGAACGATCATTGCCAAAACGGGCGAGCGGATTAACGCAGGTACTCTTGCCAGCTTGGCTACGTTTGGCTATTCGCAGGTTGAGGTGTTCTGCAAGCCGCGTGTCGGTTTGATTTCGACTGGAAGCGAGCTATTGGAGATTGATCAGCCGCTTGCTCCAGGCAAAATTCGCAACAGTAATACGGTGATGCTGACTGCCTTGATTGCCGAAGCAGGGGGCATCCCTGTTTCGTTTTCGAGATTGCCTGATGATTTGTCGGTGGCGAAGGAGAAAATCAGTGAATGCTTGCGGGGCGTGGATCTGGTCATTTCAAGCGGTGGTGTATCCGTTGGGGATTTTGATGTGATCGCGGCTTTAGTAGATGAGCCTGAGGTGGAGCTTTTGTTCAACCGGATCGCAGTACGTCCGGGAAGTCCAACGACAGCCATGCTCATGGAGGGAAAGCCTTTGATTGCCCTATCAGGGAATCCGGGTGCCTGTTTCCTTGGGTTTGAGTTATTTGCGCGAGCAGCCATTCGTCGCTTCTCGGGAGAAACCCATGTCGTGCAACAGGTGATTAAGGCGAGACTCGGCGTCGATTATACGAAGCCTTGTCCATACCCACGTTATCTGCGAGGGAAGCTCCTCGAAAAAGACGGGGTTTTGCACGCAATCCCTGATTTCAATGAAAAGGCAGGGAATCTGGGGACGTTGAAGGACAGTGAATGCTTTATGATCATACCAGCCGGGGGAAGCGGGAAAAAAGTAGGAGAGCTGGTTGATGTGCTTACACATGCCGCCCCAACTTGGAGAAGAGAGGGATAG
- a CDS encoding M3 family oligoendopeptidase, with the protein MTKALPQRWDMDVIFPGGSESKDFWAFLGTVEGDIANLKARFEQSGAGLHEIAAFKAVVTQVQSIAVRVRQAGAFISCLTAQNVKDEPAKLLGGRVKSISAAFGGVLTRWEEQLLAIDEAAWENLLADEELQPLAFVLNERRRRAQEKLSPEQEVLANDLAVDGYHAWQDLYNTVVGRMTIEVEINGETKQMSVGQASNLMSSPDRAVRAHVFEKWKEAWGKETELCAQALNHLGGFRLALYRHRGWDSVLREPLDIGRMQEKTLDAMWQAIDNRKDRLVAYLERKAKLLGVDKLSWYDVGAPVGKVHKEVSYDEAAALIVEHFNRFNPSMAEFAQKAFDEGWIEAEDRPGKRPGGFCTSFPVSKQSRVFMTYAGSASNVSTLAHELGHAYHQQVMWDLPALNQNYAMNVAETASTFAEMILADAAVKNAANDDEKLVLLEDKLQSMIAFFMNIHARFIFEKNFYEKRKEGLVSATDLDRIMEEAQKQAYNGALADYEPHFWASKLHFYITSYPFYNFPYTFGYLFSMSVYARALEEGESFAPKYDALLQDTGRLMVEDLAKKHLGEDMTTVEFWQKAVDLAVADIEEFLRLTEEA; encoded by the coding sequence ATGACAAAAGCATTGCCACAACGCTGGGATATGGATGTAATTTTTCCTGGTGGTAGTGAATCGAAGGATTTTTGGGCGTTTTTAGGGACTGTGGAAGGGGATATTGCGAACCTGAAAGCGCGTTTCGAGCAATCTGGCGCTGGTTTGCATGAAATAGCGGCTTTTAAGGCAGTTGTCACTCAGGTTCAAAGCATTGCCGTGCGGGTGAGACAAGCAGGTGCATTCATTTCCTGCCTGACTGCTCAAAATGTAAAGGATGAGCCAGCCAAACTGCTTGGTGGGCGTGTAAAGAGCATCTCGGCTGCGTTTGGTGGAGTATTGACGCGCTGGGAAGAGCAGCTGCTGGCGATCGATGAGGCTGCATGGGAGAATCTGTTGGCAGACGAAGAATTGCAACCGCTTGCTTTTGTGCTGAATGAGCGCCGTCGCCGTGCACAGGAAAAGCTGTCGCCTGAACAAGAAGTGCTGGCAAACGATTTAGCCGTAGATGGGTATCACGCTTGGCAAGATTTGTACAACACGGTCGTGGGACGAATGACCATTGAGGTTGAGATCAATGGAGAGACGAAGCAGATGTCCGTGGGGCAAGCTTCTAACCTGATGAGCAGTCCTGACCGTGCTGTTCGTGCCCATGTTTTTGAAAAGTGGAAAGAAGCTTGGGGTAAGGAAACGGAGCTGTGCGCGCAGGCGCTGAATCACTTGGGTGGTTTCCGTCTCGCTCTGTACCGTCATCGCGGCTGGGATTCCGTCCTGCGTGAGCCGTTAGATATTGGGCGGATGCAGGAAAAAACACTCGATGCCATGTGGCAGGCCATCGACAATCGCAAGGATCGTCTGGTTGCCTACCTGGAGCGCAAGGCAAAGCTGCTCGGTGTAGATAAACTGAGCTGGTACGATGTAGGAGCTCCAGTCGGTAAGGTACATAAAGAAGTGTCTTACGATGAAGCAGCTGCCCTGATCGTTGAGCACTTCAACCGCTTCAATCCGAGCATGGCTGAGTTTGCGCAGAAGGCATTCGATGAGGGCTGGATCGAGGCAGAGGATCGTCCTGGCAAGCGCCCAGGCGGATTCTGCACGAGCTTCCCAGTCAGCAAGCAGTCCCGCGTGTTCATGACATACGCGGGAAGCGCAAGCAATGTATCCACACTGGCACATGAGCTGGGGCATGCATATCATCAGCAAGTCATGTGGGATTTGCCAGCACTTAACCAAAACTACGCAATGAACGTAGCGGAAACAGCATCGACTTTCGCAGAGATGATCCTTGCTGACGCCGCTGTGAAAAATGCAGCCAATGACGATGAAAAACTGGTGCTCCTGGAAGATAAGCTGCAATCCATGATCGCGTTTTTCATGAACATCCACGCTCGTTTTATTTTCGAGAAAAACTTCTACGAGAAGCGCAAAGAAGGTCTCGTAAGCGCGACTGATCTCGACCGAATCATGGAAGAAGCGCAAAAGCAAGCGTACAACGGAGCTTTGGCAGATTACGAGCCGCACTTCTGGGCATCCAAGCTGCATTTCTATATCACGTCGTATCCGTTCTACAACTTCCCGTACACATTCGGGTACTTGTTCAGCATGAGTGTCTATGCACGTGCGCTCGAAGAAGGTGAGAGCTTCGCGCCGAAATACGATGCACTGCTCCAAGATACGGGCCGCCTGATGGTGGAAGACTTGGCGAAGAAGCATCTCGGCGAGGATATGACGACAGTTGAGTTCTGGCAAAAAGCTGTTGATCTGGCTGTGGCAGACATCGAAGAATTCCTGCGCCTGACAGAAGAAGCATAA
- a CDS encoding metal-dependent hydrolase, which produces MDTGSHLLLGVTLAGLAHITTAVAHDPALAQALMVATVVGSHAPDFDTVARLRGISFYIRFHRGITHSLPALFLWPLIISLPLAWGFGLMGQFGILYGWTLLAVVLHVFLDMLNAYGVQCTRPISKRWVHLDVLAIFEPLVFAVHLAAAIWWIAFNGNPSVLFPVAYGMTLLYIGVRAWQHHRNVRRVARALETSGISHVFPSMHPFRWRFVVETEELFYTGRIEYARVILEDMYPKQQRDAIIQATVGVDGVRTFLGFAQRIHVTWKEIADGYEVTWSDVRFWYNRKLPFGVDVVLDRDLNVVDHRLGWRKKAWDPPFV; this is translated from the coding sequence ATGGACACTGGGAGTCATCTTTTGTTGGGTGTCACACTGGCGGGCTTAGCTCATATTACGACGGCAGTGGCACATGATCCAGCACTTGCGCAGGCGCTGATGGTTGCAACGGTAGTGGGATCTCATGCCCCGGATTTCGACACTGTGGCCAGACTCCGCGGTATTTCTTTTTACATTCGCTTTCATCGGGGAATAACTCATTCGCTTCCCGCTTTGTTTCTGTGGCCGCTTATCATCAGTCTTCCGCTTGCCTGGGGGTTTGGTCTCATGGGGCAGTTCGGGATTTTGTACGGATGGACGCTGTTGGCTGTTGTGCTGCATGTTTTTCTCGATATGCTTAACGCATATGGAGTTCAATGTACTCGTCCTATTAGCAAGCGCTGGGTGCATTTGGATGTGCTCGCGATATTTGAACCACTGGTGTTCGCGGTTCATTTGGCAGCGGCGATATGGTGGATAGCTTTTAACGGAAATCCCAGCGTGTTATTTCCGGTAGCCTATGGCATGACGCTCCTGTATATTGGCGTGCGGGCTTGGCAGCATCACCGTAACGTCAGACGGGTAGCAAGGGCATTGGAAACAAGCGGCATATCCCATGTTTTCCCGAGCATGCATCCTTTTCGCTGGCGATTCGTCGTAGAGACGGAAGAGCTGTTTTACACAGGGAGAATCGAGTATGCACGTGTGATACTGGAGGATATGTATCCGAAGCAGCAGCGTGATGCGATCATTCAGGCTACTGTCGGTGTGGACGGCGTTCGTACTTTTCTCGGATTTGCGCAACGAATCCACGTCACGTGGAAGGAGATTGCCGACGGTTATGAAGTTACATGGAGCGATGTGCGCTTTTGGTACAACCGCAAGCTGCCATTTGGCGTAGATGTTGTCTTGGATCGTGATTTGAACGTC
- a CDS encoding DUF2199 domain-containing protein gives MKCPHCHNELNEIPFCYGIEAPHYFYMVPEEKRTELIKDFCVIDEQHFYIRGHIEIPIIDSTEKFIWSVWVSLSEENFLRSNELLDVEGRENEEPYFGWLSTELSIYPETTLSLKTWVHTQKVGAVPLIELEQTNHPLAVEQREGITMERVKEIAHFINHTE, from the coding sequence ATGAAATGCCCTCACTGTCACAACGAATTAAATGAAATTCCTTTCTGTTACGGAATAGAAGCGCCACATTATTTTTACATGGTACCAGAAGAGAAACGAACAGAATTAATAAAAGACTTTTGTGTAATTGATGAACAGCATTTCTATATTAGAGGACATATTGAAATACCAATAATAGATAGTACTGAGAAATTTATATGGAGTGTTTGGGTTTCTCTTAGTGAAGAAAACTTTTTGAGATCGAATGAATTGCTAGACGTAGAAGGAAGAGAAAATGAAGAACCTTATTTTGGCTGGCTATCGACTGAGCTTTCCATCTACCCAGAAACTACCCTATCCTTAAAAACATGGGTACATACACAAAAAGTTGGTGCGGTTCCCTTAATAGAATTAGAACAAACGAATCACCCACTTGCAGTTGAGCAAAGAGAAGGAATTACAATGGAGAGAGTGAAAGAAATTGCTCATTTCATCAATCATACGGAGTAA